In Manis pentadactyla isolate mManPen7 chromosome 11, mManPen7.hap1, whole genome shotgun sequence, one DNA window encodes the following:
- the LOC118928480 gene encoding small integral membrane protein 15, giving the protein MFDIKAWAEYVVEWAAKDPYGFLTTVILALTPLFLASAVLSWKLAKMIEAREKEQKKKQKRQENIAKAKRLKKD; this is encoded by the coding sequence ATGTTTGACATAAAGGCTTGGGCTGAGTATGTTGTGGAATGGGCTGCAAAGGACCCATATGGCTTCCTTACAACAGTTATTTTGGCCCTTACTCCACTATTTCTAGCAAGTGCTGTATTGTCCTGGAAATTGGCCAAGATGATTGAAGCCAGGGAAAAGGagcaaaagaagaaacaaaaacgtCAAGAAAATATTGCAAAAGCTAAACGACTAAAAAAGGATTGA